The Pseudoalteromonas arctica A 37-1-2 genome includes a region encoding these proteins:
- a CDS encoding MarR family winged helix-turn-helix transcriptional regulator — protein MKIDLATFLPYQLTNVATRVSNDFAEVYQTKYGLNIPQWRILANLAQYGQSNAKDLCTQANMDKSTVSRAVKVLIDKGLVRSELNEQDKRAALLVLSQVGQNLYENIAPDALNWEKQLLSTLTNEEYEVLVSIFEKLNNKLKA, from the coding sequence ATGAAAATTGATTTAGCAACGTTTTTACCTTATCAATTAACGAATGTAGCAACACGTGTAAGTAACGACTTTGCCGAGGTTTATCAAACTAAGTACGGTTTAAATATTCCCCAGTGGCGAATACTTGCTAATTTAGCGCAGTATGGCCAAAGCAACGCAAAGGATTTATGCACGCAAGCAAATATGGACAAGTCGACAGTGTCGCGCGCGGTAAAAGTTTTAATAGATAAAGGTTTAGTTAGAAGTGAGCTAAATGAGCAAGACAAACGCGCAGCATTACTTGTGCTGAGCCAAGTAGGGCAAAACTTATATGAAAATATAGCGCCCGATGCACTAAATTGGGAAAAACAGTTACTGAGCACTTTAACCAACGAAGAATACGAAGTGCTAGTGAGTATTTTTGAAAAGTTAAATAACAAATTAAAGGCATAA
- a CDS encoding DUF1496 domain-containing protein: protein MRNFLILCFCFSSLSYSILSEATTLKTHSIIDANQFVNEESNCWYDNKRYSEGALIQIHSFTLLCGAKTPQHSNSQLIWLKIDKQGNAIYPTAPKTITVN, encoded by the coding sequence ATGCGTAACTTTTTAATTCTATGCTTTTGTTTTAGCAGCTTATCGTATTCAATACTTAGTGAAGCAACAACCCTTAAAACCCATTCAATTATTGATGCAAACCAGTTTGTAAATGAAGAATCAAACTGTTGGTACGACAACAAACGCTATAGCGAAGGCGCATTAATACAAATTCACTCATTTACACTTTTGTGCGGTGCTAAAACACCCCAGCACAGTAACAGCCAACTCATTTGGCTTAAAATAGATAAACAGGGTAATGCTATTTACCCAACAGCTCCTAAAACAATCACTGTGAATTAG
- a CDS encoding VF530 family protein: MDNQPKNPLHGVTLEQILVELEQRLGWRTLGEQVKIKCFTDQPSIKSSLKFLRKTPWARDKVEALYIHTINNKPIRRPKSAPRETSSQAPDTTGFVWPSIKK, from the coding sequence ATGGATAATCAACCTAAAAACCCTTTACATGGGGTAACGTTAGAACAAATACTTGTTGAGTTAGAACAGCGACTTGGCTGGAGAACACTTGGCGAGCAAGTAAAAATCAAATGCTTTACTGATCAACCGAGCATTAAATCGAGTTTAAAGTTTTTGCGTAAAACGCCTTGGGCTCGCGATAAAGTGGAAGCACTTTATATTCACACTATAAATAACAAACCTATTCGTAGACCAAAAAGTGCGCCGAGAGAAACATCTTCTCAAGCGCCGGATACAACAGGGTTTGTTTGGCCATCAATTAAAAAATGA
- a CDS encoding DUF4331 domain-containing protein, with protein MKALTPSILAVVICSTFVSAPSEASSHREAPNISRFPTLDSTDFYVFNSYEQGRDDFVTLIANYIPLQDAYGGPNYFAMDPDATYSIHIDNDGDAVEDITFAFNFKSMLPNDNQGVQLTVGPEGNQRTVSVPLKNVGGVSAGDDSAANFSESYTMSMIRGAQRTGETTVLNNTASNSSTFSKPLDYVGNKTFGSMSDYQTYADQFVYQVSIPNCESMAQVFVGQRKDPFVVNLGKTFDLVNYVPVEGDSAPGAGDGGGFPGGITQSADNDDLADKNVTSIAIEIPKSCVVGEGNGVIGSWTTASLPQARVLNPNAKFANNAVNGGALTQVSRLGSPLVNELVIGIKDKDTFSTAHPKDDAQFLDYVSHPALPELLNILFKDAVNTTLGANLETLAPTNFPRTDLITAFLTGFAGVNQQATVTPSEMLRLNTGIAATAQADQSAFGVAGNDLAGFPNGRRPGDDVVDIALRVVMGRLCHPIPVNGEDTDLGLCAPEDANTGTVPFTDGAPIDATMMNSSFPYLATPLTGSK; from the coding sequence ATGAAAGCTTTAACTCCATCAATACTCGCAGTAGTAATATGTAGTACGTTTGTAAGTGCACCAAGTGAAGCATCAAGCCACAGAGAAGCGCCAAATATAAGCCGTTTCCCGACTTTAGATTCAACCGATTTTTATGTATTTAATAGTTACGAGCAAGGTCGTGATGATTTTGTAACATTAATTGCTAACTATATCCCGCTGCAAGACGCCTACGGCGGTCCTAATTACTTTGCAATGGACCCAGATGCCACCTACAGCATTCATATAGATAACGACGGCGATGCTGTTGAAGATATTACATTTGCGTTTAACTTTAAAAGCATGCTTCCTAATGATAACCAAGGTGTGCAATTAACTGTTGGACCTGAAGGTAATCAACGCACCGTGTCTGTACCGCTTAAAAATGTAGGCGGTGTATCTGCCGGTGATGACAGCGCTGCAAATTTTAGTGAATCATACACAATGAGCATGATTCGCGGCGCGCAGCGTACTGGCGAAACAACGGTATTAAACAACACAGCATCAAACTCAAGTACATTTTCTAAACCACTTGATTATGTGGGCAATAAAACATTTGGTTCAATGAGCGATTACCAAACTTACGCTGACCAATTTGTGTATCAGGTTTCAATTCCTAACTGTGAAAGCATGGCACAAGTTTTTGTAGGACAACGTAAAGACCCATTTGTAGTTAACCTAGGTAAAACATTTGATTTAGTTAACTATGTACCTGTAGAGGGTGATAGCGCCCCTGGTGCTGGTGACGGCGGTGGTTTTCCAGGTGGTATAACACAATCAGCTGATAACGACGACCTTGCAGATAAAAACGTAACGTCAATCGCTATCGAAATTCCTAAAAGTTGTGTTGTAGGTGAAGGTAACGGCGTAATAGGTTCGTGGACAACAGCAAGCCTACCTCAAGCTCGCGTATTAAACCCTAATGCTAAATTTGCTAATAACGCCGTTAATGGTGGTGCTTTAACACAAGTTTCACGCTTGGGTAGCCCGCTTGTAAACGAGCTTGTAATTGGCATTAAAGACAAAGACACATTCTCTACTGCTCACCCTAAAGATGATGCACAATTTTTAGATTATGTATCTCATCCAGCACTACCTGAGTTATTAAACATTTTGTTTAAAGATGCTGTTAATACGACCCTTGGCGCAAACTTAGAAACACTGGCACCCACAAACTTCCCGCGTACTGATTTAATCACTGCATTTTTAACAGGTTTTGCAGGCGTTAATCAGCAAGCAACTGTAACACCTTCAGAGATGCTACGTTTAAATACAGGCATTGCAGCAACAGCGCAAGCTGATCAATCTGCATTTGGTGTAGCGGGTAATGATTTAGCCGGCTTTCCAAATGGTCGTCGCCCGGGTGATGATGTGGTTGATATTGCACTTCGTGTTGTGATGGGTCGTTTATGTCATCCTATTCCTGTAAATGGTGAAGACACTGATTTAGGACTTTGTGCACCAGAGGATGCTAATACAGGCACAGTCCCATTTACAGACGGCGCGCCTATTGATGCAACAATGATGAATTCATCATTCCCATACCTTGCAACACCACTTACTGGCTCTAAATAA
- the maiA gene encoding maleylacetoacetate isomerase encodes MKLYSYFRSSAAYRVRIALNLKAIDHELAIVNLLKSEQLGEEYLATNPQGLLPALKTDNGVLAQSLAILEWLDETYPQSPLITGTAWQKAQIRNLSFAIACDIHPVNNLRVLKYLSNELGVDDEAKNKWYRHWIEVGFEKIELMLNENDDYCFGNQPTLADICLVPQVFNAIRFNVNMSAYPKIAAIYEHCNKLAAFNDAAPQNQPDAN; translated from the coding sequence ATGAAATTATACAGCTACTTTCGCTCATCAGCGGCCTATAGGGTGCGTATAGCGCTTAACTTAAAAGCAATTGATCATGAACTTGCTATTGTTAACCTTTTAAAATCGGAGCAGCTTGGGGAAGAATACTTAGCGACTAATCCGCAAGGCTTACTACCTGCACTTAAAACCGATAATGGTGTTTTAGCACAATCGCTTGCAATACTGGAATGGCTTGATGAAACTTATCCGCAATCGCCATTAATTACAGGAACTGCGTGGCAAAAAGCACAAATAAGAAATTTAAGCTTTGCCATTGCCTGCGATATTCATCCTGTTAATAATTTACGCGTGCTGAAGTATTTATCGAACGAATTAGGTGTTGATGACGAGGCTAAAAATAAGTGGTATCGACATTGGATAGAAGTTGGTTTTGAAAAAATAGAACTGATGCTAAACGAAAATGATGACTACTGTTTTGGTAATCAACCAACACTTGCTGACATTTGTTTAGTGCCGCAAGTATTTAATGCAATTCGTTTTAACGTAAATATGAGCGCTTATCCAAAAATTGCAGCTATTTACGAACACTGTAATAAATTAGCTGCATTTAATGATGCTGCACCGCAAAATCAACCCGATGCAAATTAA
- a CDS encoding anti-sigma factor, producing the protein MNYNKPELLDALAGQYVLGTLRGLARKRFQRLLLNSNQAREATNIWEQNLNNLASAITPQTPRDDVWVNILQRIENRPQTSKTVIHTKPSIWRTWSFVATAACIVLAFLVIQPSTNVMHTQQIALVQNQDKQSLWFIDVSEQGLSIKASSQLVAQTNKDYELWMILKGQDAPISLGLLPKQGSKILLKDNRFNASDIALLAVSLEPIGGSQNGSPTEVLYTTELVLL; encoded by the coding sequence ATGAATTATAATAAACCCGAACTATTAGACGCGCTTGCTGGGCAGTACGTGCTTGGCACACTTAGAGGGCTTGCCCGTAAGCGTTTTCAGCGTCTGTTACTTAACTCAAATCAAGCACGTGAAGCAACAAATATATGGGAGCAAAACCTAAACAACTTAGCGAGTGCTATTACACCGCAAACACCACGTGACGATGTATGGGTCAATATACTACAGCGTATTGAAAACAGGCCACAAACAAGTAAAACAGTCATACATACCAAGCCTTCAATTTGGCGTACATGGTCTTTTGTGGCAACTGCTGCGTGTATTGTTTTAGCCTTTTTGGTTATTCAACCTAGTACCAATGTTATGCACACTCAACAAATTGCTTTGGTTCAAAATCAAGATAAACAATCATTATGGTTTATTGATGTAAGCGAGCAAGGGCTCTCAATTAAAGCCAGTAGCCAATTGGTTGCCCAAACTAATAAAGATTATGAGTTGTGGATGATTTTAAAAGGTCAAGATGCACCTATTTCATTGGGTTTACTTCCCAAGCAAGGCAGTAAAATATTATTAAAAGATAACCGTTTTAACGCAAGTGATATTGCATTGCTAGCAGTGAGCTTAGAACCTATTGGCGGCTCACAAAATGGTTCTCCTACTGAAGTGCTTTACACCACAGAGCTAGTACTTTTATAA
- a CDS encoding diacylglycerol kinase family protein, translating into MWAAIGYSLLALLLIFIGWEVNSVYFAIVFYWTALSLLLVSTAYIFNTAKIFRKRENGVIPFYIRWAFVPFLFGVQIYNAWSRKRDKVPPIQKINENLFLACRLFPSDIDTLKDNGITAILDVTCEFDGLEWSSTQENINYLNIPVLDHSIPTHSQLNQAINWIHHHIKENRRVVVHCALGRGRSVFVMAAYLLSQNKNADVHEVLAQIKETRETANLNKHQLRHLAKRHKKGELLIKNKAVLIANPVSGTRLWQEKEHLIVARLSAYYDLKVLTTSQDVNGIELAKQAITQKPDMIIACGGDGTVAEVASVLVNTQCKLGIIPMGTANALAHVLMGISSKFIPVEQACDLIIDGQTSTIDTAYCNNELVLLLAGIGFEQSMIEKADRESKNKSGQLAYLNGFFEAFGEQKSQLLSVKLDDNEPKEICTNSFIVANAAPFTTLLAQGGGQPNHSDGLLDVNWLTPNNENSTTILSIAELMFSSLTQTHLAINSHHTNAKRVEVTGEGELKYVLDGEVKTAHKLVITIEPASLNVICKEQ; encoded by the coding sequence ATGTGGGCTGCAATTGGTTATTCACTTTTAGCATTACTACTTATTTTTATTGGTTGGGAAGTAAACTCTGTTTACTTTGCTATTGTTTTTTATTGGACTGCACTGTCACTTTTATTAGTGAGTACCGCATATATTTTTAATACAGCAAAAATATTTAGAAAACGTGAAAATGGGGTGATCCCATTTTATATACGTTGGGCGTTTGTGCCATTTTTATTTGGTGTGCAAATTTATAATGCCTGGTCACGTAAGCGCGATAAAGTGCCGCCAATTCAAAAAATAAACGAAAACCTATTTTTAGCTTGCCGATTATTTCCCTCAGACATAGACACATTAAAAGATAACGGAATTACGGCAATTTTAGATGTTACGTGTGAATTTGATGGACTCGAGTGGAGTTCAACACAAGAGAATATAAATTACTTAAACATTCCGGTGCTCGATCATAGTATTCCTACCCATTCTCAGTTAAATCAGGCTATTAATTGGATACATCATCATATTAAAGAAAACCGTCGCGTAGTTGTACATTGTGCTTTAGGCCGTGGGCGCTCTGTTTTTGTAATGGCGGCTTATTTATTGAGTCAAAACAAAAATGCAGATGTACATGAAGTACTTGCACAAATAAAGGAAACCCGCGAAACCGCAAACTTAAATAAGCATCAGCTGCGTCATTTAGCTAAGCGTCATAAAAAAGGCGAATTACTGATTAAAAACAAAGCAGTTTTAATTGCAAATCCAGTATCTGGTACACGATTATGGCAAGAAAAAGAGCACTTAATTGTTGCGCGGTTATCGGCCTATTACGATTTAAAAGTACTTACTACTTCACAAGACGTAAACGGTATTGAGCTGGCTAAACAAGCGATTACGCAAAAACCAGACATGATAATAGCGTGTGGAGGCGATGGTACAGTGGCCGAAGTTGCAAGCGTACTTGTAAATACACAATGTAAGCTAGGTATTATACCAATGGGGACTGCAAACGCACTTGCGCATGTGTTGATGGGGATTAGCTCTAAATTTATTCCTGTTGAACAAGCTTGTGACTTAATTATAGATGGTCAAACAAGCACAATAGATACCGCTTATTGTAATAACGAATTAGTACTACTACTCGCGGGTATTGGTTTTGAGCAATCTATGATAGAAAAAGCAGATAGAGAGTCGAAAAATAAGTCGGGGCAACTTGCCTATTTAAATGGCTTTTTTGAAGCGTTTGGCGAGCAAAAATCACAGTTACTTAGTGTGAAACTCGATGATAATGAGCCGAAAGAAATATGTACAAATAGCTTTATTGTGGCTAATGCTGCGCCTTTTACAACGTTATTGGCTCAAGGTGGTGGGCAGCCAAATCATAGTGACGGGCTTCTTGATGTGAATTGGCTAACACCAAATAATGAAAATTCTACGACAATATTGAGTATTGCAGAACTGATGTTTAGCAGTTTAACGCAAACACATTTAGCTATAAATTCGCATCATACAAATGCTAAAAGAGTCGAGGTGACAGGCGAAGGAGAGCTTAAGTACGTACTTGACGGTGAAGTTAAAACTGCTCACAAACTCGTTATTACTATTGAGCCGGCCTCATTAAATGTGATTTGCAAAGAGCAATAA
- the hmgA gene encoding homogentisate 1,2-dioxygenase produces MATQLSYMTGFGNEFETQALPGALPIGQFSPQKVKYDLYTEQLSSTAFTAPRASNRRTWFYRLRPSVVQGNYQAIDNGLIRTAPITEAVTPPTMLRWNPIDMPSHPTDFIDGLVTMAANGSANGQSGIGIHVYVANQSMQGRYFCNADGEMLFVPQQGELLIHTECGKLSIKPGEIAVIPRGIKFAVDLIDDTARGYICENYGHALELAERGPVGANGYANDRDFQYPVAAFEDKEGDFELVSKFNGNLFSCEIKHSPFDVVAWTGNSSPYKYDLSRFNVMNTVSFDHPDPSIFTVLTSPSATEGMANVDFVIFPPRWMVAENTFRPPYYHRNIMSEFMGLIEGVYDAKEHGFVPGGASLHNCMSPHGPEADVFEKASNAELTPQKYENTLAFMFESRYIISPTKYALEGRERQPNYTDCWRTIKKQFTGSQD; encoded by the coding sequence ATGGCGACACAATTAAGTTATATGACAGGTTTTGGTAATGAATTTGAAACACAAGCGCTACCCGGTGCATTGCCAATAGGACAATTTAGCCCACAAAAGGTCAAATACGATTTATACACCGAGCAACTTAGTTCGACTGCATTTACGGCTCCTCGCGCTTCAAATCGCCGCACTTGGTTTTACCGCCTTCGTCCGTCTGTAGTGCAAGGTAATTACCAAGCAATTGATAACGGCTTAATAAGAACAGCCCCAATTACTGAAGCCGTAACACCACCAACAATGCTACGTTGGAACCCTATTGATATGCCTTCACATCCTACTGATTTTATTGATGGCTTGGTAACTATGGCTGCTAATGGCAGTGCTAATGGGCAATCTGGTATTGGCATTCATGTATATGTCGCTAATCAGTCAATGCAAGGACGTTACTTTTGCAATGCCGATGGCGAAATGTTGTTTGTCCCTCAGCAAGGTGAGTTATTAATTCACACCGAGTGCGGTAAGTTAAGCATTAAACCAGGTGAAATTGCTGTAATTCCCAGAGGAATTAAGTTCGCTGTTGATTTAATTGATGATACAGCCCGTGGTTATATTTGTGAAAATTATGGCCATGCGTTAGAGCTTGCAGAGCGAGGACCTGTTGGTGCAAACGGTTACGCCAACGACAGAGACTTTCAATACCCCGTTGCTGCCTTTGAAGATAAAGAAGGTGACTTTGAGCTTGTATCTAAATTCAACGGTAATTTATTTAGCTGTGAAATTAAGCACTCTCCTTTTGATGTGGTTGCATGGACGGGTAACAGCTCCCCCTATAAATACGACTTATCGCGTTTTAATGTGATGAATACAGTAAGTTTTGATCATCCCGACCCATCTATATTCACTGTGCTAACCTCTCCTTCTGCTACTGAGGGTATGGCAAATGTCGATTTTGTGATATTTCCACCACGTTGGATGGTAGCCGAAAATACATTCCGCCCGCCGTATTATCACCGCAATATTATGAGTGAATTTATGGGCTTGATTGAGGGTGTGTATGATGCAAAAGAGCATGGTTTTGTACCTGGTGGTGCAAGTTTACACAATTGTATGTCGCCACATGGACCTGAAGCCGACGTATTTGAAAAAGCCTCAAACGCTGAGCTTACACCACAAAAATACGAAAACACATTGGCCTTTATGTTTGAGTCGCGCTATATAATTTCACCGACAAAATATGCATTAGAAGGTAGGGAACGCCAACCAAACTACACCGATTGCTGGCGTACTATTAAAAAACAATTTACAGGTTCACAGGATTAA
- a CDS encoding TIGR02647 family protein produces the protein MQFNQTMIEEFTLLAKFPRDSKMQGIKLHSDAEPSLLSAAQRLFEKGIIDSPDGGYLTDLGLDLIEHITVIHSALQS, from the coding sequence ATGCAATTTAATCAAACAATGATCGAAGAATTCACACTATTAGCGAAGTTTCCTCGCGACAGTAAAATGCAGGGTATTAAATTACACTCAGACGCAGAGCCAAGCTTACTTAGTGCAGCGCAACGTTTATTTGAAAAAGGGATTATAGATAGCCCAGATGGCGGATATTTAACTGATCTGGGCTTAGATTTAATTGAGCACATTACGGTTATTCATAGTGCGCTACAAAGCTAG
- a CDS encoding Ig-like domain-containing protein encodes MRNLKTTHICVLLSALTLGACSSDDDKKQPTPVVNTAPTASDAILTTQTEVSITDMLSATDNDGDSLTYSLTSEPTLGTVTVNSDGNFTYTPNKEVTGSDSFMFGVSDGVNSQVTATVNITIDALQVDFAQFATDAFNQAPNAEPLTVNGRVFTNTDTNVDGLISTNGN; translated from the coding sequence ATGCGTAATTTAAAAACTACCCATATTTGTGTTCTCCTCAGTGCATTAACATTGGGAGCATGTAGTAGCGATGACGATAAAAAACAACCTACACCGGTTGTAAACACAGCGCCTACAGCAAGTGATGCAATACTAACTACACAAACTGAAGTAAGCATTACCGATATGCTTAGCGCAACCGACAATGATGGCGATTCACTGACTTACTCGTTAACAAGTGAGCCAACTCTCGGAACTGTTACCGTTAATAGCGATGGTAACTTTACCTATACACCGAATAAAGAAGTGACAGGTTCAGATAGTTTTATGTTTGGTGTAAGTGATGGCGTTAATTCGCAAGTAACTGCAACAGTGAACATTACAATTGACGCACTACAAGTCGACTTTGCTCAATTTGCAACCGATGCATTTAATCAAGCCCCAAATGCAGAGCCGTTAACTGTTAACGGTCGGGTGTTTACAAACACCGATACCAATGTTGATGGATTAATTTCAACAAACGGTAACTAA
- a CDS encoding HupE/UreJ family protein produces MKTPYLFILTLMLCIFSTYSFAHQLSTSYITLNSENNNDTNKNQYMGTWQINIADLEHAVPLDLDKNGQISWAEIKAKRSSINNFIEENLNITQNAQSCLIKSEGIYQLDNHFNQPYLVIPLLFSCDDNEAISLSYSAFFNTDANHKSIVNINGVSRVFNINEAQQTFSFEQTSYLSTFNQYVYQGVLHIWIGIDHILFLIALLLTCVLKRSDKAWQGISSKKQIIKHTAWIVTAFTLAHSITLTATAMNFVSPNSRWVELGIAISVLFAALNNVWPLVLRLGWLTFAFGLLHGMGFASVLGELGLSSDYQLLSILAFNLGVEIGQLSILLVALPILIYVRHYTWYKKWLMPMGSVAIAIIALQWSIERF; encoded by the coding sequence ATGAAAACGCCTTATCTATTTATACTCACTTTAATGCTGTGCATTTTTTCAACTTACAGCTTTGCCCATCAACTAAGTACAAGTTATATAACCTTAAATAGCGAGAACAATAACGACACCAACAAAAACCAATACATGGGTACTTGGCAAATAAATATAGCCGACTTAGAGCACGCAGTGCCTCTGGATTTAGATAAAAACGGGCAAATTTCGTGGGCAGAAATAAAAGCAAAACGCAGCTCAATTAATAACTTCATTGAAGAAAATTTAAATATCACGCAAAACGCGCAATCATGCCTTATAAAAAGTGAAGGTATCTATCAACTAGATAACCATTTTAACCAGCCTTATTTGGTGATTCCGCTGCTGTTTAGTTGTGATGACAATGAAGCAATCTCCCTTTCCTATTCTGCTTTTTTTAATACCGATGCCAATCATAAATCCATCGTAAATATAAACGGTGTATCTCGTGTATTTAATATCAACGAGGCACAACAAACGTTCAGCTTTGAGCAAACAAGTTATTTAAGTACGTTTAATCAATACGTGTATCAGGGTGTTTTACATATTTGGATTGGTATTGATCATATTTTATTTTTAATCGCCCTGTTACTTACCTGTGTTTTAAAACGCAGCGATAAAGCATGGCAAGGTATTAGCTCTAAAAAACAAATTATTAAACACACAGCATGGATAGTAACCGCGTTTACGCTTGCGCACTCTATTACGCTTACCGCAACAGCTATGAACTTTGTATCACCAAATAGCCGCTGGGTAGAGCTTGGAATTGCTATATCGGTTTTATTTGCAGCATTAAATAATGTGTGGCCGTTGGTACTTCGTTTAGGTTGGCTTACTTTTGCTTTTGGTTTACTACATGGGATGGGATTTGCGAGCGTACTTGGCGAACTTGGCTTGTCGAGCGACTATCAACTGCTTAGTATATTGGCGTTTAATTTAGGCGTCGAAATCGGTCAACTTAGTATCTTACTAGTAGCCTTACCAATACTCATTTATGTACGACACTACACTTGGTATAAAAAGTGGTTAATGCCAATGGGCTCCGTTGCTATCGCAATCATTGCACTTCAGTGGTCAATCGAGCGATTTTAA
- a CDS encoding sigma-70 family RNA polymerase sigma factor: MDNDDLLPLLCATAQGDKNAFSSLYQQTSGKLFAISLNMLTNRAYAEEALQDAFIKIWHNASEYNASKGTVISWMISIVRYRSLDSLRYHKVRKEQSLGDDEYENESVDVNYDEETKLVNCIEQLEPQQKQAIHLAYYKGLSHSELVDHIETPLGTVKSWIRRGLMQLQRCLTL, from the coding sequence ATGGATAACGATGATTTACTCCCTCTTTTGTGCGCAACAGCACAAGGAGACAAAAATGCTTTCTCAAGTTTATATCAACAAACTAGCGGCAAACTTTTTGCCATTAGTTTAAATATGCTCACTAACAGAGCTTACGCGGAAGAGGCACTACAAGACGCTTTTATAAAAATTTGGCATAACGCATCTGAATATAACGCCTCTAAAGGCACCGTTATTAGTTGGATGATAAGTATAGTTAGGTATAGAAGTCTTGACTCACTACGCTATCACAAAGTACGAAAAGAGCAGTCATTAGGCGATGACGAATATGAAAATGAAAGTGTTGACGTTAATTACGATGAAGAAACAAAACTGGTTAATTGTATCGAACAGCTTGAGCCGCAACAAAAACAAGCTATTCACTTAGCTTATTATAAGGGGCTGAGTCATAGCGAGCTAGTTGATCATATAGAAACGCCATTAGGTACAGTTAAAAGCTGGATCAGGCGTGGTCTTATGCAGCTACAAAGGTGTTTAACATTATGA